The nucleotide sequence AGCATGAACTCCGCGTTAGATACATTCTCAACACCCACTCCCACTTTGACCACGTGGGGGGAAACCAGGCCCTCAAAATAGCCACGGGCGCCCCGATTCTCATACATCGGGATGAGGGGCCCTGGCTTCAAAAGGCCGACGAGAGGGCGGCCCTTTTTGGATTTTCAGCGGAAAAGTCCAAGGCAGACCGGTATCTTGAAGAAGGAGACTCCCTCCGGGTGGGTTCCATCCGTTTCGATGTCATGGAACTGAGGGGGCATTCTTATGTAGGGCTCGGGTATCTTTTCGAGGGAGATATGAATCCAGGAGAAGATTCAGGCCATAGAAAGATATTGATCTGCGGGGATATCCTGTTTTCCGGAAGCATCGGGAGAACCGATTTTCCCGGGGGGAACCTGGAAGTTCTCTTGGAAAATATCCGTACCAAGATTTTTACTCTCCCTGACGATACCCTCATCCTCCCTGGTCATGGACCCATGACAACGGTAGGCCGCGAGCGACGTTTCAATCCGTTTGTTCGAGACTGAACAAAGGTCATCCCCTTAATCTGCGACCACTTCCCGGAGTACGGACAAGTTTTCGAGGATTTTCCCTGCCCCCCTTGCCACCGCCAGCTGGGGTTCCTCGGTGATATGGACAGGAAGCTTCGTCTCTTCCTTTAATAAGGTTCCCAGATTACGCAATAGG is from Deltaproteobacteria bacterium and encodes:
- a CDS encoding MBL fold metallo-hydrolase, translating into MILKRLEVGSLSVNCYIVGDEAVGEAAVFDPGGDVETILRVLSEHELRVRYILNTHSHFDHVGGNQALKIATGAPILIHRDEGPWLQKADERAALFGFSAEKSKADRYLEEGDSLRVGSIRFDVMELRGHSYVGLGYLFEGDMNPGEDSGHRKILICGDILFSGSIGRTDFPGGNLEVLLENIRTKIFTLPDDTLILPGHGPMTTVGRERRFNPFVRD